From Vallitalea longa, one genomic window encodes:
- the rplV gene encoding 50S ribosomal protein L22, which produces MAKGHRSQIKRERNANKDTRPKAKVSYARVSPTKAKIVLDTIKGKDVGSAVGILNYTPRNGARIIEKLLKSAIANAENNSGLDPAKLYVEEAFANKGPTMKRIRPRAQGRAYRIEKKSSHITIILNER; this is translated from the coding sequence ATGGCTAAAGGGCATAGAAGTCAGATAAAAAGAGAAAGAAATGCTAACAAAGATACTAGACCTAAAGCAAAAGTATCTTATGCTAGAGTATCACCAACAAAAGCTAAAATTGTTCTTGATACAATCAAAGGAAAAGATGTAGGATCAGCCGTAGGTATTTTAAATTATACACCTAGAAATGGTGCTAGAATTATAGAGAAATTATTGAAATCAGCTATAGCTAATGCGGAAAACAACAGTGGATTAGATCCAGCTAAATTATACGTTGAAGAAGCTTTTGCTAACAAGGGACCTACAATGAAGAGAATCAGACCAAGAGCACAAGGTAGAGCGTATAGAATAGAGAAGAAATCTAGTCACATCACAATCATTCTTAACGAAAGATAG
- the rpsS gene encoding 30S ribosomal protein S19 gives MARSLKKGPFADAHLLNKVRALNEKGDKQVIKTWSRRSTIFPEMLGHTIAVHDGRRHVPVYISEDMIGHKLGEFVLTRTYRGHGREEKKSKVR, from the coding sequence ATGGCTCGTTCACTTAAAAAGGGACCTTTCGCAGATGCACACTTATTAAATAAAGTAAGAGCATTAAATGAAAAAGGCGATAAACAAGTAATTAAAACATGGTCAAGACGTTCCACTATTTTCCCTGAAATGCTAGGTCATACTATTGCAGTTCATGATGGAAGAAGACATGTGCCTGTTTATATAAGCGAAGATATGATAGGACATAAATTAGGAGAATTCGTGCTAACAAGAACTTATAGAGGTCACGGAAGAGAAGAAAAGAAATCAAAAGTACGTTAA
- the rplB gene encoding 50S ribosomal protein L2: MGIKKYNPYTPSRRHMTGSTFEEITKKTPEKSLVVSLKKHSGRNNQGKITVRHRGGGSKIKYRMIDFKRNKDGIQGKVIAIEYDPNRSANIALIQYADGEKRYILSPNGLKVGHKVMSGSEAEIRIGNALQLKDIPVGSSIHNIEMKPGKGGQLVRSAGNVAQLMAKEGKYATLRLPSGEMRVVPILCKATIGQVGNIDHELITVGKAGRKRHMGIRPTVRGSVMNPNDHPHGGGEGRAPIGRPSPMTPWGKPTIGYKTRKKNKHSNKYIIRRRGSNK; the protein is encoded by the coding sequence ATGGGTATCAAAAAATATAACCCTTATACACCTTCCAGAAGACATATGACAGGTTCTACTTTTGAGGAGATCACTAAAAAAACTCCAGAAAAATCATTGGTAGTAAGTCTTAAAAAGCATTCTGGACGTAATAATCAAGGTAAGATTACAGTAAGACACCGTGGTGGCGGGTCTAAGATTAAATATAGAATGATAGATTTCAAAAGAAACAAAGATGGTATTCAAGGTAAAGTAATAGCTATTGAATATGATCCAAACCGTTCAGCTAATATTGCTTTAATCCAATATGCAGATGGTGAAAAACGTTACATCCTATCACCAAACGGATTAAAAGTTGGTCATAAAGTAATGAGTGGTTCAGAAGCTGAGATTAGAATCGGTAATGCATTACAATTAAAAGACATTCCAGTTGGTTCTAGTATTCATAACATTGAAATGAAACCAGGTAAAGGTGGACAATTAGTTCGTTCTGCTGGTAATGTTGCTCAACTTATGGCAAAAGAAGGAAAATATGCTACACTTAGATTGCCATCAGGAGAAATGAGAGTAGTTCCTATACTTTGTAAAGCTACAATAGGTCAAGTTGGAAATATTGATCATGAACTTATAACAGTTGGTAAAGCTGGACGTAAACGTCATATGGGTATTCGTCCTACAGTTCGTGGTTCTGTTATGAACCCTAATGACCATCCACATGGTGGTGGAGAAGGTAGAGCTCCTATCGGTCGTCCAAGTCCAATGACACCTTGGGGTAAACCAACAATTGGTTATAAAACTAGAAAGAAAAATAAGCATTCTAATAAATATATTATAAGAAGACGTGGAAGTAATAAATAA
- the rplW gene encoding 50S ribosomal protein L23 — MAELRYYDVILKPVVTEKSMEVMAEKKYTFLVNPEATKTQIKEAVEKMFEGTKVERVNTMNNIGKVKRRGMTFGKTAKTKKAIVKLTESSKEIDFFEGM; from the coding sequence ATGGCTGAGTTAAGATATTATGATGTAATATTAAAACCTGTTGTTACTGAGAAAAGTATGGAAGTTATGGCTGAGAAAAAATACACTTTCTTAGTTAATCCAGAAGCAACGAAAACTCAAATAAAAGAAGCAGTCGAAAAAATGTTCGAAGGAACAAAAGTCGAAAGAGTCAATACTATGAACAACATCGGTAAAGTAAAAAGAAGAGGTATGACTTTTGGAAAAACTGCTAAAACAAAGAAAGCTATTGTTAAATTAACAGAAAGTAGTAAAGAAATAGATTTCTTTGAAGGAATGTAA
- the rplD gene encoding 50S ribosomal protein L4 yields the protein MAKVSVYNMEGKQVGDIELNDNIFGVEINEHLMHMSVVGQLANKRQGTQSAKTRSEVRGGGAKPWRQKGTGRARQGSIRAPQWTGGGVVFAPKPRDYSIKLNKKEKRAALKSALTSRVNDNKIIVVDELKFDEIKTKKMSTVLDNLNVQKALIVLNDNDKNVILSTRNIRGVKTALTNTINVYDILKYDTFVVTKDAVATIQEVYA from the coding sequence ATGGCTAAAGTTTCTGTTTACAACATGGAAGGTAAACAAGTTGGAGATATAGAACTTAATGACAATATATTTGGTGTAGAAATAAATGAACACTTAATGCATATGTCAGTTGTAGGACAGCTTGCAAATAAACGCCAAGGCACACAAAGTGCTAAAACTCGTTCAGAAGTAAGAGGTGGCGGTGCTAAGCCTTGGAGACAAAAAGGAACAGGTAGAGCGAGACAAGGATCAATTCGTGCACCACAATGGACAGGTGGTGGAGTTGTATTTGCTCCAAAGCCAAGAGATTATTCAATTAAATTAAACAAAAAAGAAAAAAGAGCGGCATTAAAATCAGCATTAACTTCAAGAGTAAATGACAATAAAATAATTGTTGTTGATGAATTGAAATTTGATGAAATTAAAACTAAAAAAATGAGTACAGTTTTAGATAATCTAAATGTACAAAAAGCTTTAATAGTTTTAAATGATAATGACAAAAATGTTATATTATCAACTCGTAATATTAGAGGTGTAAAAACAGCATTAACTAATACAATTAATGTATACGACATTCTTAAATATGATACTTTTGTGGTAACTAAAGATGCTGTTGCTACAATTCAGGAGGTGTATGCATAA
- the rplC gene encoding 50S ribosomal protein L3, producing MKKAILAKKIGMTQIFEESGELVPVTVLEAGPCTVIQVKTVENDGYKAVQVGFGDKKEKLTNKPMKGHFDKAGVSFKKHIKEFRLDNADEFEVGNEIKADAFEIGDKVDVSGVSKGKGFQGSIKRHNQSRGPMGHGSKSHRVSGSMGGASSPSKVFKGKKLPGHMGSENVTVQNLEVVKVDVENNLLLIKGAVPGPKKSIVTIVNSVKA from the coding sequence ATGAAAAAAGCTATATTAGCTAAAAAAATCGGTATGACTCAAATATTTGAAGAAAGTGGAGAGTTAGTACCTGTAACAGTACTAGAAGCAGGACCATGTACAGTTATTCAAGTGAAAACTGTAGAAAATGATGGATACAAAGCTGTACAAGTTGGATTTGGTGATAAGAAAGAAAAACTTACTAATAAGCCAATGAAAGGTCATTTTGACAAAGCAGGTGTTAGCTTTAAGAAGCATATAAAAGAGTTTAGACTTGATAATGCTGATGAATTTGAAGTAGGAAATGAAATCAAGGCTGATGCATTTGAAATTGGCGACAAAGTAGATGTTTCTGGTGTATCAAAAGGTAAAGGATTCCAAGGATCAATTAAGAGACATAACCAATCAAGAGGACCAATGGGTCATGGTTCTAAGTCACATAGAGTATCCGGATCTATGGGTGGAGCTTCTTCACCATCAAAAGTATTCAAGGGTAAAAAATTACCAGGTCATATGGGTAGTGAAAATGTAACAGTTCAAAACTTAGAAGTAGTAAAAGTTGATGTAGAAAATAACTTGCTTCTAATTAAAGGTGCTGTACCAGGACCTAAAAAATCAATAGTAACAATAGTAAATAGCGTAAAAGCTTAG
- the rpsJ gene encoding 30S ribosomal protein S10: MASQKMRISLKAYDHQLIDQSSKKIIETAKKTGAKVSGPIPLPTKKEVVTILRAVHKYKDSREQFEQRTHKRLIDILMPTAKTVDALMRLELPAGVDIKVDVK; encoded by the coding sequence ATGGCAAGTCAAAAAATGAGAATTAGCTTAAAAGCATACGATCATCAATTAATCGATCAATCTTCAAAGAAAATTATTGAAACAGCTAAGAAAACTGGTGCTAAGGTGAGTGGACCAATTCCATTACCTACTAAGAAAGAGGTTGTAACTATTCTTAGAGCTGTGCACAAGTACAAAGATTCCAGAGAACAATTCGAACAAAGAACTCATAAAAGATTAATTGACATACTTATGCCAACAGCTAAGACAGTAGATGCTTTAATGAGACTTGAACTACCTGCAGGGGTAGATATCAAAGTAGATGTTAAATAA
- a CDS encoding AraC family transcriptional regulator, translated as MYEYNEMQGVIDYIEEHLDEDLCIDMLAEMGMLSKFYFQRLFYKLVGVTVMEYVRLRRLAKASEDIKDGGKITDIAFRNGFNSLENFTRTFKAVYDMTPTEYKKKDIPLAHFYKPDLSLKYRSVDIGVPLVASGVVIEFNVKKIEEDIKIMGIVKECEMGVAGQDNPGVAWNEYVEVKKDILNQSDENVEFGVSFPSNKKDWFNYLAAVQVDDFDDNDSRLYQYVIPKGLYVVCTFSAENFFELTNAALDKAMAYLLQSWLPNSDYVMIGDFAAEYYDYRCLKDHPNPQQVQVPPIDIIKNPPEMDIMVLVKRK; from the coding sequence ATGTATGAGTATAATGAGATGCAAGGAGTTATTGATTATATTGAAGAGCATTTAGATGAAGATTTGTGTATTGATATGTTGGCAGAGATGGGGATGTTGTCCAAGTTTTATTTTCAGAGGCTGTTTTATAAGCTTGTTGGTGTTACGGTTATGGAGTATGTTAGGTTAAGAAGATTGGCTAAGGCTTCTGAGGATATTAAAGATGGTGGAAAGATTACGGATATTGCTTTTAGGAATGGGTTTAATAGTTTAGAGAATTTTACAAGGACCTTTAAGGCGGTATATGATATGACACCTACTGAATATAAGAAGAAGGATATACCTCTTGCACATTTTTACAAGCCTGATTTGTCTTTGAAATACAGATCAGTGGATATTGGAGTTCCTCTGGTAGCTTCTGGAGTTGTTATAGAATTTAACGTTAAGAAGATAGAGGAAGACATTAAGATAATGGGAATTGTTAAAGAATGTGAGATGGGGGTTGCGGGTCAAGATAATCCTGGAGTTGCATGGAATGAGTATGTTGAAGTCAAGAAGGATATACTTAATCAGAGTGATGAGAATGTAGAGTTCGGTGTATCGTTTCCATCCAATAAGAAAGATTGGTTCAATTATCTGGCGGCAGTACAAGTTGATGATTTTGATGATAATGATAGCAGATTATATCAATATGTCATACCAAAAGGTTTATATGTAGTATGTACTTTTTCGGCAGAGAATTTCTTTGAGTTGACTAATGCAGCACTGGATAAGGCTATGGCTTATCTTTTGCAATCTTGGCTTCCTAACAGTGATTATGTCATGATAGGTGATTTTGCGGCAGAGTATTATGATTATAGGTGTCTAAAAGACCATCCCAATCCACAGCAAGTACAGGTACCGCCTATAGATATTATCAAGAATCCACCTGAAATGGATATAATGGTATTGGTTAAAAGAAAATAA
- the tuf gene encoding elongation factor Tu, which translates to MAKAKYERTKPHVNIGTIGHVDHGKTTLTAAITKTIHERLGTGEAVAFDNIDKAPEERERGITISTAHVEYETETRHYAHVDCPGHADYVKNMITGAAQMDGAILVVSAADGPMPQTREHILLSGQVGVEYIVVFMNKCDMVDDEELLELVEMEIRELLTEYDFPGDDIPIVMGSALKALEDPTSEWGDKILDLMKEVDAYIPSPERDIDKPFLMPVEDVFSITGRGTVATGRVERGVLHVSDEIEIVGIGESRKVVCTGVEMFRKLLDEAQAGDNIGALLRGVQRDEIERGQVLAKPGTITPHTKFKAQVYVLKKEEGGRHTPFFSNYRPQFYFRTTDITGVINLAEGVEMCMPGDNIEMEIELIAPIAMEKGLRFAIREGGRTVGAGSVAEIIE; encoded by the coding sequence ATGGCTAAAGCTAAATATGAAAGAACCAAACCACACGTTAATATTGGTACTATTGGACACGTTGACCATGGTAAAACAACATTAACAGCTGCAATTACAAAAACTATACATGAAAGATTAGGAACTGGAGAAGCAGTTGCTTTTGATAATATTGATAAAGCTCCAGAAGAGAGAGAACGTGGAATCACTATCTCAACAGCACACGTTGAGTACGAAACTGAAACTAGACACTACGCACACGTAGACTGTCCAGGCCATGCTGACTATGTTAAAAATATGATTACTGGTGCAGCACAAATGGATGGAGCTATCTTAGTTGTTTCAGCTGCAGATGGTCCAATGCCTCAAACCCGTGAGCATATTTTATTATCAGGCCAAGTTGGTGTTGAATATATTGTTGTTTTCATGAACAAATGTGACATGGTTGATGATGAAGAATTATTAGAATTAGTAGAAATGGAAATCAGAGAGTTATTAACTGAATATGATTTCCCAGGTGATGATATTCCTATCGTTATGGGTTCTGCTTTAAAAGCATTAGAAGACCCAACATCAGAATGGGGAGATAAGATCTTAGACTTAATGAAAGAAGTAGATGCTTATATTCCATCTCCAGAAAGAGATATTGACAAACCTTTCTTAATGCCTGTAGAAGACGTATTCTCAATTACTGGTCGTGGTACTGTTGCAACTGGTAGAGTTGAACGTGGAGTACTTCACGTATCTGACGAAATTGAAATCGTTGGAATTGGAGAATCAAGAAAAGTTGTTTGTACAGGAGTAGAAATGTTCCGTAAATTATTAGACGAAGCTCAAGCTGGTGATAACATCGGTGCATTACTTCGTGGTGTTCAAAGAGATGAAATCGAAAGAGGTCAAGTATTAGCTAAACCTGGTACAATTACTCCTCATACTAAATTTAAAGCACAAGTTTACGTTCTTAAAAAAGAAGAAGGTGGACGTCATACTCCATTCTTCTCAAACTATAGACCACAATTCTATTTCAGAACTACTGATATTACTGGTGTAATCAACCTTGCAGAAGGTGTAGAAATGTGTATGCCTGGTGATAACATTGAAATGGAAATTGAACTTATTGCTCCAATCGCTATGGAAAAAGGTTTACGTTTCGCTATCCGTGAGGGTGGAAGAACTGTAGGTGCTGGATCAGTAGCAGAAATTATTGAATAA